The window CCACGGTTAGGCCTATTAGAAATGCAGTTGCGTTAATTAAAGAAGAGAAAAAGGATTTAGTTTGTTCCTCTGGTTTTGCCATCTTGCGATCAAAAGACATTTCTCCCCAATATCTTTTTCTATACTTGAAAACTAGGCCGATTGTAAAATTGATAGATAGATATACTACTGCAACAGAATATCCTGCTGTTACTTGGGCCGACATTTTGAACATCCCTATTTATTTAGGAACGAGAGATTTTCGCGCCGATATTTCTAAGCGTGTTGACAAAGCTCATGGACTATTGAAACAGAGTAAATTGCTCTACTCCCAAGCTGAAGACCTGCTTTTAGAAGAACTTGGACTAAAAGCTTTCAAGCCAAAGTACGGACTCTCTTATACTGCTGACCTTTCTCAAGCGTTTGGCGTTCATCGGATAGACGCGGAGTATTTCCAGCCTACCTATCGCCAGTTAGTCGAGTATTTGAAGGGCAATTTTGAAACAAGACCATTAAGAACATTCACTCTTGATTTTCAAAAAGGTATAGAAGTTGGAAGTGAAAATTATCAAGAAGAGGGCAAACCATTTATTAGGGTTAGTAATTTATCAATCCATGGTTTTGTTGAAAAAGACCAGAAATATA is drawn from Acidobacteriota bacterium and contains these coding sequences:
- a CDS encoding restriction endonuclease subunit S, with the protein product TVRPIRNAVALIKEEKKDLVCSSGFAILRSKDISPQYLFLYLKTRPIVKLIDRYTTATEYPAVTWADILNIPIYLGTRDFRADISKRVDKAHGLLKQSKLLYSQAEDLLLEELGLKAFKPKYGLSYTADLSQAFGVHRIDAEYFQPTYRQLVEYLKGNFETRPLRTFTLDFQKGIEVGSENYQEEGKPFIRVSNLSIHGFVEKDQKYIDEELYQTFKDIYEPKVGDLLLTKDATPGIAYVVKEPEEGIIASGVLKLKINEDEINKEYLALCINSMVGRLQIERDGGGSVITHWKPEQIKNLQIPLLPPETQQKIESLVQQSHEARRKAKELLEEAKKRVEEAIENEINK